Proteins found in one Legionella pneumophila subsp. pascullei genomic segment:
- the grxC gene encoding glutaredoxin 3 has translation MNEVILYTTAYCPYCIKAKELLDKKKVIYSEIRVDLQPELREEMIQKSGRRTVPQIFINGQAIGGCDDLYALEAQGTLNELLKK, from the coding sequence ATGAATGAAGTCATACTCTACACTACGGCTTATTGTCCTTATTGTATCAAAGCGAAAGAATTGTTAGATAAAAAGAAAGTTATCTACAGCGAAATCCGCGTCGATTTACAGCCTGAATTACGTGAAGAAATGATACAAAAAAGTGGTCGACGTACAGTGCCTCAAATATTCATTAATGGCCAGGCAATAGGTGGCTGCGATGATTTATATGCCCTGGAAGCCCAGGGAACATTAAATGAACTTTTAAAAAAATAG
- a CDS encoding NAD(P)H-dependent glycerol-3-phosphate dehydrogenase, which produces MNKKTIAMLGAGSWGTAVAIHLAKIGHKTLLWSHNPQHVARMAKQHSNPAYLPDIPFPENLILSDDLIQCVQMADYVIIAVPSHAFAELISKIPKPNKGLAWLTKGVDPGSHQLLSQLVASRFGIDFPIAVISGPSFAKEVARFLPTALTLASNNMSYQKQMHELFHHDNIRVYLSDDLIGVQLCGAVKNILAIACGISDGLGYGANAKAALITRGLAEMTRLGLSMGARQDTFLGLAGVGDLVLTCTDDQSRNRRFGLLLGREVPITEAEQQIGQVVEGKHNAAQVCAIADKNQVEMPICEQINALLHGMVHAQQAVNNLMSRPAKEE; this is translated from the coding sequence ATGAATAAAAAAACCATTGCCATGTTAGGTGCCGGCTCCTGGGGCACTGCTGTCGCAATTCATTTAGCTAAAATAGGGCATAAAACGCTGTTGTGGAGCCATAATCCACAGCACGTTGCCCGCATGGCTAAACAGCATTCAAATCCAGCTTATCTTCCTGATATACCTTTTCCGGAGAATTTAATCCTGTCTGATGATTTAATTCAATGTGTTCAAATGGCAGATTACGTCATCATAGCGGTTCCATCTCATGCCTTTGCGGAATTAATCAGTAAAATCCCTAAACCAAACAAAGGGTTAGCGTGGCTTACGAAGGGTGTTGATCCAGGAAGTCATCAATTATTAAGTCAACTGGTTGCGAGTCGATTTGGGATTGATTTTCCCATAGCAGTTATTTCAGGCCCTTCCTTTGCCAAAGAAGTAGCCCGTTTCCTGCCTACAGCACTCACTTTGGCCAGCAACAATATGAGCTATCAAAAACAAATGCATGAATTATTTCATCACGACAACATTCGGGTCTATTTAAGTGACGATTTAATAGGTGTGCAATTGTGTGGCGCTGTTAAAAATATCTTGGCAATAGCCTGTGGAATCAGCGATGGCCTAGGGTATGGCGCCAATGCCAAAGCAGCGCTTATCACCCGTGGACTTGCTGAAATGACTCGTTTGGGATTAAGCATGGGGGCACGTCAAGACACTTTTCTAGGCTTGGCTGGCGTAGGAGACCTGGTATTGACTTGCACCGATGATCAATCACGCAATCGCCGCTTTGGATTACTCTTGGGTCGTGAAGTGCCTATTACTGAAGCTGAACAACAGATTGGCCAAGTAGTTGAAGGGAAACACAATGCCGCGCAAGTTTGCGCTATAGCTGATAAAAATCAGGTGGAAATGCCAATTTGTGAGCAAATTAATGCGCTTTTACATGGTATGGTTCATGCCCAACAGGCCGTTAACAACTTGATGAGTCGTCCCGCTAAGGAAGAATAA
- a CDS encoding rhodanese-like domain-containing protein, which translates to MEKLGQFIMNHWQLWLAFVVVIFLIFINEILSQRKKAKEVSPQSLVDLMNNENAIVIDIRDKESFKNGHIINSMNVNPDDFDQQKMSKYKDKPIILVCARGLQSPTLAMKIRNQGYQPLVLSGGIQAWQNADLPLVKGK; encoded by the coding sequence ATGGAAAAATTAGGTCAGTTCATCATGAATCATTGGCAACTCTGGCTTGCCTTTGTTGTGGTTATATTTTTAATTTTCATTAATGAAATACTCTCTCAAAGAAAGAAAGCCAAGGAGGTTTCACCGCAATCCTTAGTGGATTTAATGAACAATGAAAATGCCATCGTAATCGACATACGCGACAAGGAATCATTCAAAAATGGCCATATCATTAATTCAATGAACGTAAACCCCGATGATTTTGATCAACAAAAAATGAGCAAGTACAAAGATAAACCCATTATTCTGGTCTGTGCCCGAGGCTTACAATCTCCAACCCTTGCAATGAAAATCCGCAATCAAGGCTACCAACCCCTAGTGCTGAGTGGAGGAATTCAAGCTTGGCAAAACGCTGATCTTCCTTTAGTCAAGGGTAAATGA
- a CDS encoding Smr/MutS family protein: MTDDFLTDEDKALFRHHMRSVKPLNEKTKREKTSTLHTHEKKTTTSKSHSVPKEEYFLSDFIRDAVESDTVLSFSNSSIPNQRFRALKNGQIPWEAKLDLHGLKTETARQALYDFIQTQSLNNKRCLLIIHGKGGHQGAPPVIKNLINRWLPQFSQVLAFHSALPKDGGLGAVYVLLKRNREKDE, translated from the coding sequence ATGACTGATGATTTCCTGACTGATGAGGATAAAGCCCTGTTTCGTCATCATATGCGTTCTGTAAAACCATTAAACGAAAAAACAAAGCGAGAGAAAACCTCGACTTTGCACACCCATGAAAAAAAAACCACAACTTCCAAGAGTCACTCCGTACCCAAAGAAGAATATTTTTTATCCGATTTCATTCGTGACGCTGTGGAGTCTGATACTGTTTTGTCTTTTTCAAATTCCAGTATACCCAATCAGCGATTCCGAGCGCTAAAAAATGGACAAATTCCGTGGGAAGCGAAACTAGATTTACACGGATTAAAAACTGAAACAGCTCGTCAAGCTCTTTATGATTTTATCCAGACTCAATCTCTCAATAATAAACGCTGCTTACTCATTATTCATGGCAAAGGAGGCCATCAAGGCGCTCCTCCGGTAATAAAAAATCTAATCAATCGCTGGCTGCCGCAATTTAGTCAAGTCCTGGCATTCCATAGTGCTCTTCCAAAGGATGGAGGCTTGGGAGCTGTGTACGTCTTATTAAAAAGAAATAGAGAAAAGGATGAATAA
- the secB gene encoding protein-export chaperone SecB produces the protein MTEQLNTNQQNDEAQFMIQRIYIKDLSYETPNTPAVFQQQWEPELKLDLNTTTTQLDKNVYEVVLTVTTTVMNQKTTAFLVEVKQAGIFTIQGAAASQLDHLLHSFCPSILFPYAREAITSQVIRGSFPQLVLAPINFDALYMQQLEEKQKAAGAKDETVSH, from the coding sequence ATGACTGAACAACTGAATACTAATCAGCAAAATGATGAAGCTCAATTCATGATTCAACGAATCTATATCAAAGATTTATCCTATGAAACACCAAATACTCCGGCTGTTTTTCAACAACAATGGGAACCAGAACTCAAACTGGATCTCAATACAACAACGACTCAACTGGATAAAAACGTTTATGAAGTGGTTTTAACTGTTACAACCACTGTGATGAATCAAAAAACCACTGCGTTTTTGGTTGAAGTAAAACAAGCAGGCATCTTTACTATCCAGGGTGCCGCAGCAAGTCAGTTGGATCACTTGCTTCATAGTTTCTGCCCCAGCATCCTGTTCCCCTATGCACGAGAAGCCATTACTTCTCAAGTCATTCGTGGCAGCTTCCCCCAATTAGTACTTGCACCGATTAATTTTGATGCTTTGTATATGCAGCAGCTGGAAGAAAAACAAAAAGCAGCCGGGGCTAAAGACGAGACCGTTTCTCACTAA
- the prmB gene encoding 50S ribosomal protein L3 N(5)-glutamine methyltransferase, whose protein sequence is MVMVDKLVSSYFIKETEELVTILDFLRFSLSCAENAQLFYGHGTDNAWDDMRSLILRSLSLPYDVDPFLLNARLTTSERKHLCNQLDKRINQRVPVPYLIKEAYFCDLPFYVDERVLIPRSPIGELISNQFSPWIEAEQVHHVLDLCTGSGCIAIACCYAFPEAQVDAVDISNEALAVATMNCERHDVGDQLTLIESDCFTALSGKQYDLIVSNPPYVGKEEMQTLPDEYRHEPVLALETGNNGLAIIEKILKNAHAYLSEHGVLVVEVGNSEQALCEAYPLVPFTWLEMSNGGQGVFLLTKQQLEEFF, encoded by the coding sequence ATGGTTATGGTTGATAAGCTCGTGAGCAGTTATTTTATCAAGGAAACAGAAGAACTCGTTACTATTCTGGATTTTTTACGATTTAGTTTGTCCTGTGCTGAAAACGCACAATTATTTTATGGTCACGGTACGGATAATGCATGGGATGACATGAGATCCCTGATTTTGAGAAGTTTGTCTTTACCCTACGATGTTGATCCTTTTTTGTTAAATGCACGTTTAACAACCAGTGAACGTAAACATCTTTGTAATCAACTGGATAAACGAATTAATCAACGGGTCCCCGTACCTTATTTAATCAAGGAGGCCTATTTTTGCGATTTGCCTTTTTATGTTGACGAACGAGTGCTTATTCCCAGGTCACCAATAGGAGAGTTAATCAGTAATCAATTTTCCCCCTGGATAGAAGCAGAACAAGTACATCATGTTTTGGATTTGTGTACCGGGAGTGGTTGTATAGCGATTGCCTGTTGTTATGCATTCCCTGAGGCTCAGGTTGATGCCGTGGATATTTCTAATGAAGCGTTGGCTGTAGCTACCATGAATTGTGAACGACATGATGTAGGCGATCAATTGACACTGATTGAATCGGATTGTTTTACAGCACTGTCAGGGAAACAATACGATTTGATCGTGAGCAATCCTCCTTACGTGGGTAAGGAAGAGATGCAGACCCTGCCGGATGAATATCGCCATGAACCGGTTTTGGCATTGGAAACAGGAAATAATGGTTTAGCTATTATTGAAAAAATTTTAAAGAATGCCCATGCTTATTTAAGTGAACATGGAGTTTTGGTCGTGGAAGTAGGTAATAGTGAACAAGCTTTATGCGAAGCCTATCCTTTGGTTCCTTTTACCTGGCTGGAAATGAGTAACGGCGGGCAAGGGGTGTTTTTATTAACAAAACAGCAATTAGAAGAATTTTTTTAA